A portion of the Candidatus Scalindua japonica genome contains these proteins:
- a CDS encoding PKD domain-containing protein has protein sequence MLTGGVSLIPGKQYVAFFTTADHCHDIDGGVIDRDQSCAAHTATGGPFRIALLHWGSSFSNNTDFTGGNFVHINSFNGTSEQFSLLKTNNWTNDEGGTIGNDAFFVMTFSSSSTNTPPVAVGGSDQAARAGDTILLDGSNSFDDNTMSMDLAYNWSFSSKPVGSVAALTGEDTAAPIFVADLEGTYVVGLIVADTGALSSISDEVEISTDNLAPTADGGVDQLTITGFAVHLDGSNSSDPEANTLTFDWTITSAPVGSTAVLSNATTESPIITPDLEGVYEVTLVVSDFIGPGTSDAVEITATTADDFAEIQIVAADEIVSVLDESLSEVTNTGNQNAFGNFLTQAMVALQEDDTAKAINKIEKALARTDGCALRGEPDGNGKGRDWVTSSAA, from the coding sequence ATGCTCACCGGAGGAGTCTCCTTAATTCCAGGAAAACAATATGTTGCCTTTTTTACAACAGCTGACCACTGCCATGATATTGATGGTGGTGTAATCGACAGAGACCAATCATGTGCAGCTCATACTGCAACTGGGGGACCTTTCCGAATAGCGCTACTCCATTGGGGGAGTAGTTTTTCTAACAATACGGACTTCACAGGTGGTAACTTTGTTCATATTAACAGTTTCAATGGCACTTCTGAGCAATTCAGCTTACTAAAAACAAACAATTGGACCAATGATGAAGGTGGAACAATTGGAAACGATGCATTTTTTGTGATGACCTTTTCATCTTCGTCCACTAACACGCCACCAGTTGCGGTAGGCGGTTCCGACCAGGCGGCTCGTGCCGGTGATACAATTCTCCTGGACGGCAGCAACTCGTTCGATGACAACACGATGTCTATGGACTTGGCCTATAATTGGAGCTTTAGTTCAAAGCCGGTGGGTAGTGTCGCCGCTCTCACCGGTGAAGACACCGCCGCTCCCATTTTTGTTGCTGATCTTGAGGGTACCTACGTTGTAGGCTTGATAGTCGCCGATACGGGTGCCCTTTCGAGCATCTCGGACGAAGTTGAAATAAGCACCGACAACCTTGCTCCAACAGCAGACGGAGGGGTAGACCAGTTGACTATTACAGGATTCGCTGTCCACCTTGATGGATCGAACAGTTCGGATCCTGAGGCGAACACTCTGACGTTTGACTGGACAATTACCTCCGCACCAGTTGGAAGCACTGCCGTGCTCAGTAATGCCACCACGGAGTCTCCCATCATTACGCCAGACCTCGAAGGTGTTTACGAGGTCACGTTGGTAGTTAGCGACTTCATAGGTCCGGGAACCTCGGATGCCGTTGAAATTACAGCAACCACTGCTGACGATTTTGCGGAGATACAGATTGTGGCAGCAGACGAGATCGTATCTGTTTTGGATGAGAGTCTTAGTGAGGTTACGAACACCGGTAATCAGAATGCGTTTGGAAACTTTCTCACACAAGCCATGGTTGCCCTCCAAGAGGACGATACTGCAAAGGCAATCAATAAAATTGAGAAGGCGCTTGCTCGTACTGATGGCTGTGCTCTGAGAGGGGAGCCAGACGGTAATGGAAAGGGCCGGGACTGGGTCACCAGCAGCGCAGCATAG
- a CDS encoding DEAD/DEAH box helicase gives MSFENLGLRPEILTGVKFQGYVEPTPIQRQAIPVIIQGRDILAGAQTGTGKTAAFTLPLLHILSTQGHRGGHRPRALVLAPTRELAAQVGESIEAYGWGLHIRSAVIFGGVGINPQIKQLRRGVNIVIGTPGRLLDLAGQKVLNLSCIEVLILDEADRMLDMGFIHDIRKIIHMVPKKRQTLFFSATYSREIKALADTILYRPKLVEVAGQNAAAETVDQSVFHVSKSRKCELLSHLITEGDWNQVLVFTKTKHGANRLARQLGKNGIMAAAIHGNKSQSARTLALAEFKACNVRVLVATDIASRGLDIDRLPHVVNYDMPNVAEDYVHRIGRTGRAGSTGESISLVMDEEVKLLRAIERLIKKAIPVKHIEGFSGSVKAPAKDKTAGVEAHRHRRRGGNKGAFRGGKPHKSKGNSSGGGRRRVPKG, from the coding sequence ATGTCATTTGAAAATTTGGGCCTTCGTCCGGAAATACTGACCGGAGTTAAATTTCAGGGCTATGTAGAGCCGACGCCTATTCAGCGGCAGGCTATTCCGGTTATTATTCAGGGACGTGATATACTTGCCGGAGCACAGACGGGTACAGGAAAAACTGCAGCCTTCACATTGCCGCTTCTCCATATTTTAAGCACTCAGGGCCATCGAGGCGGTCATCGCCCGCGAGCCCTCGTTTTGGCACCGACTCGTGAACTGGCGGCTCAGGTCGGTGAAAGTATCGAGGCTTACGGGTGGGGGCTGCACATACGTTCAGCTGTTATTTTCGGAGGTGTCGGCATTAATCCTCAGATAAAACAACTGCGCCGTGGCGTTAACATTGTCATTGGCACTCCGGGACGTCTTCTTGATCTTGCTGGCCAGAAAGTTCTCAATCTTTCATGTATTGAAGTACTGATTCTTGATGAGGCGGATCGTATGCTGGATATGGGTTTTATTCACGATATCCGCAAAATTATTCATATGGTACCGAAAAAGCGGCAAACTCTGTTTTTTTCCGCGACTTACTCGAGAGAGATCAAGGCGTTGGCAGATACCATTCTCTATAGGCCAAAGTTGGTTGAAGTGGCAGGTCAAAATGCGGCTGCAGAAACCGTTGATCAATCTGTTTTCCACGTGTCAAAGTCCCGCAAATGTGAATTATTGTCTCACCTTATTACAGAAGGTGATTGGAATCAGGTGCTGGTATTCACCAAGACTAAGCACGGTGCTAATCGTCTTGCACGGCAGTTGGGAAAGAACGGTATAATGGCGGCTGCCATTCACGGCAACAAAAGCCAGTCAGCGCGGACACTTGCTCTGGCGGAATTCAAAGCATGTAACGTTCGTGTTCTGGTGGCAACGGATATTGCCTCTCGAGGTCTGGATATCGATCGACTTCCGCACGTCGTGAATTACGATATGCCGAATGTCGCGGAGGATTACGTCCATCGTATCGGCCGCACCGGTCGTGCCGGCAGCACAGGAGAGTCAATTTCACTGGTTATGGACGAAGAGGTAAAGCTATTGCGTGCTATTGAACGCCTGATTAAAAAGGCGATTCCTGTTAAACATATCGAAGGCTTTTCTGGATCGGTGAAAGCTCCGGCTAAGGACAAAACTGCTGGTGTTGAAGCTCACAGGCACCGTCGACGTGGCGGTAATAAAGGTGCCTTCCGGGGTGGCAAGCCCCATAAGTCTAAAGGCAATAGTAGTGGTGGGGGACGTAGAAGAGTTCCTAAGGGATGA
- a CDS encoding group II intron maturase-specific domain-containing protein — protein MKARTAFLGELKEVFRRFNSQPVDRIIQIINPMLRGWVNYFRIGNSSRCFGYVKDWVEKKIRRNLMRARKRGGFGWNRWSRNWLYNTLKLFSNYRIERYQV, from the coding sequence ATGAAAGCTCGAACTGCCTTTCTTGGAGAACTCAAGGAGGTGTTTCGTCGTTTTAATTCACAGCCAGTAGATCGGATTATACAAATAATTAATCCTATGTTACGTGGATGGGTAAATTACTTTCGGATTGGAAATTCCAGCAGGTGCTTTGGATATGTTAAAGACTGGGTGGAAAAGAAAATCCGTAGAAATCTTATGCGTGCTAGAAAACGAGGTGGTTTCGGCTGGAACAGGTGGAGTAGAAATTGGCTATATAATACTCTGAAGTTATTCAGTAACTATAGAATTGAACGATACCAAGTTTGA
- a CDS encoding reverse transcriptase domain-containing protein, translating into MIKEPIGLQELRRKIYLKAKADKTCRFWGLYVHVCRFDTLHEAYHMAKRNNGAPGIDGVTFEDVEEGGIDDFIKQIRNELVSSTYKPLRNRRKEMPKGKDNVRVLGISSIKDRVVQGSLKLILEAIYEADFQEGSYGYRPKRHAHSAVNRVAEAVVKAKTKIIDIDLSAYFDNVRHHILLNKVC; encoded by the coding sequence ATGATAAAGGAGCCCATTGGGTTACAGGAACTGAGGCGGAAGATATATTTAAAGGCGAAGGCTGACAAGACATGTCGTTTTTGGGGACTGTATGTCCATGTCTGTAGGTTTGATACACTTCATGAAGCCTATCATATGGCAAAACGAAACAACGGAGCGCCTGGAATTGATGGTGTAACATTTGAAGATGTCGAAGAGGGTGGAATTGATGACTTTATCAAGCAGATACGAAATGAGCTGGTCTCAAGTACCTACAAGCCACTACGAAACCGCAGGAAGGAAATGCCCAAAGGCAAAGACAACGTCAGGGTTTTAGGGATATCTTCTATAAAGGATCGGGTGGTTCAAGGGTCTCTCAAGTTGATCTTGGAAGCTATTTATGAAGCTGATTTTCAAGAGGGGTCGTATGGTTATCGTCCTAAAAGACATGCTCATTCGGCTGTTAACCGTGTAGCGGAAGCAGTAGTCAAGGCGAAGACCAAAATTATCGATATAGATCTAAGTGCCTATTTTGATAATGTTCGTCATCATATTCTTCTTAATAAGGTGTGCTAG
- a CDS encoding DUF2442 domain-containing protein yields MNTLVLEHECLAQKVIFEKNSFIVYLNDGRNISVPIIWYPRLLNGSKIERENYELIGDGEGIHWPEVDEDISIEGILAGRRSGESQNSLDKWLTERNKT; encoded by the coding sequence ATGAATACTTTAGTGCTTGAACATGAGTGTCTGGCTCAAAAAGTTATTTTTGAAAAAAATTCTTTTATCGTTTATCTCAATGATGGGAGAAATATATCCGTTCCAATCATTTGGTATCCTCGATTGCTAAACGGTAGTAAAATTGAACGAGAAAATTATGAACTGATTGGAGATGGAGAAGGGATCCATTGGCCAGAAGTTGATGAAGATATTAGCATCGAAGGTATATTAGCGGGTCGGCGTTCAGGAGAAAGCCAAAACTCTCTTGATAAATGGCTTACAGAAAGAAACAAAACATAA